AAACTCGCCAACTCGCGAGCAGAAGCTCTATTGCACATAAAAGAAGGACCTAACTGGAAGATCATCAAGGCAgacttctccaaaactcAGGAAACGCCAATATTGCTGACTGCAAAAACAGGCACAGCCAGTTTTTCGTGGTGGCAGTTTCTTAAAATTTCTTAAGCTTGGCTCCCACGCATAAGACACGCGTCAGACTGATACAGACAGCCCCTAACAGGCTCAAAGCGGAGGCGTATGCGATGAAACCGTTTGTGCGTTTGTTGCTGGTGCCATTACCAACAAtggctgcagcagcagggTTCAGACCCAGCAGAGAAAGTCCGGTGATGGCATACATGGTGGCATAGTTGGCTCCAAACTCTTCCTTCTTGACGATCATTGAGCAACATGTGGGAATCAGGGAGTAGATGCCACCATAGAAGGTGCCATAAAGAATACTGTAGGTGTACATGGCGCCAGTGCTGCTTTTGAACGGCATCCAAACGACAAAATTGAAAACTGCAGTGATGACCAAGAGGAAGATAATAATGTTATAGCTGCCGAAAAGGACATCTGCAAGAAGGCCGCTCAGAAGTCTGCCCACGACTGCTCCAATGTTGATCACAGTGACAAACAAATATGCCTGACTCGAGGAGAACCCGTTTTTAATGCACACGAACGAAAACAGCGACGATGTCACCAGAACCGTGCCTTCTGCAAAGACACAGCCCAGAACGCAAAACAGGAACTTGCGGTCGTCTCTCAACGCCTTGAAGTTGAAAGACTTGGTGAGATAGAAAATCACAGTGTCCTTTCTGGACATTTCTTCCGCCTCCACAACTCTTCTTTCCTTGACCAGGAAAATCGAGATCAAAAGACACACAAACGTGATCAGAGCCAGCAGTCTCATGGACCAAGCGAATCCAAGACTGACATATGTCTTTCTCAGCATGGTGGGGATTATAAGGCCGCCCACACAGCCGCCGTTGCCGGCGAGAGCCATGGCGGTGGCTCTTTTCCTGGCTGGAAAGTACTGCGAAACAGCACCCATCAGGGGCGAGGAGAGAATTCCCGAGGCAATTCCGACACCAGAGAACGAAAGAATGCTCTGGTACACTTTTGTGCTGTTGGCGAATCCGAGCAGCGAGCCGGTCATCATGAAGGTGCCGACGATAAGCGGCAACCGAGTCCCGTGTCTGTCGAAATATGTGCCGCTAAAAATCATGcaaatttgcaaaagagcGGTGTagatggagaagatccACGAGACAGTGGTAGTGGACACGCCCGAGAGTTCGTACTCGAGCAATTGGGTCTGGATCACACCGATCGAGTTGGCAAGCCCCCAGACGGGTAGCAGCCCGAAGAAAGAGCCCAATACGACAAGCCAGCTGCgttttttgttgttttcaTAGTACACCTCGTCAGGGTCACTGGCCTCTAGGAGGCCTTCCTCGCTGTGGCGGCTGTTTTGCGTTTCTAATTCGACCTCTGTGGTCATTGCACTTTCCCTAATCGAACGGTGGAAAAATTGGCCCAAAATATAATTtaaatattatttattgctTATTAATCTCGTGCAAGACGTACATTACAAATGGAGAACCAAGCCAATCACATCGACGCTACCACAATTGCACGACTGTTTCACACGGTTGCATTCGATGACAAATCCATCAAGATCTCACACaagacgctgctgctggtgtcCGAATACATCAAACTGTTCACCTCCGAGGCGATCGTGAGATCGAACGTGGAACGTTTAGAAGAGGGAAAGCGCGATAAAGAGCGCTACAGGGTCGATGTAGACGAACATTTGGATGAGAAACAGCAGGACGCCGTGCTGGACACGCGTCATTTGGAGGCGGTGGCCGGACTACTCACGTTGGACTTCTAATGCATCTATTACATTTTAATGGCCGCCCACGTCGTTGGGGTCGATCCGGAATATTTTGTCTGGATTGAGGATCCGGTTTGGGTCCAGTGCCATCTTGATCTTCCGCATCAGATCGACAGCGTCCTCGCCGGCCTCCTCTATCAGATAGTCTCTTTTACCATAGCCAACACCGTGCTCGCCGGTGACAGTGCCTTCAGCGAGCAAGGCACGGTCGATCATGCCCTGGACAAGcttcttggtcagctcGTACTGGTCTTTTTTGAATAGTATGACGGCATGGTAGTTGCCGTCGCCAACGTGTccgacgatcgacgcgtttAGTCCGGCCTTGGaaatctcgtccttggtCTCCTGCAGCGACTGGCACAGCCGCGAGATCGGCACGGCCACGTCGGTCGTCCAGACCTGg
The sequence above is a segment of the Ogataea parapolymorpha DL-1 chromosome I, whole genome shotgun sequence genome. Coding sequences within it:
- a CDS encoding Conserved hypothetical membrane protein, translated to MTTEVELETQNSRHSEEGLLEASDPDEVYYENNKKRSWLVVLGSFFGLLPVWGLANSIGVIQTQLLEYELSGVSTTTVSWIFSIYTALLQICMIFSGTYFDRHGTRLPLIVGTFMMTGSLLGFANSTKVYQSILSFSGVGIASGILSSPLMGAVSQYFPARKRATAMALAGNGGCVGGLIIPTMLRKTYVSLGFAWSMRLLALITFVCLLISIFLVKERRVVEAEEMSRKDTVIFYLTKSFNFKALRDDRKFLFCVLGCVFAEGTVLVTSSLFSFVCIKNGFSSSQAYLFVTVINIGAVVGRLLSGLLADVLFGSYNIIIFLLVITAVFNFVVWMPFKSSTGAMYTYSILYGTFYGGIYSLIPTCCSMIVKKEEFGANYATMYAITGLSLLGLNPAAAAIVGNGTSNKRTNGFIAYASALSLLGAVCISLTRVLCVGAKLKKF